Sequence from the Streptomyces sp. NBC_00358 genome:
GACCGTGCCCGCGCCGGGGACCTGGACATCGACAGGCGGGACGCGGCCATCGCCGAGCAGGGTCTCGACACCACCTTCGACGGCGACTGGAACAAGGCCGCCGGCCAGTTCTTGTTGCGCTGGTACGGCCATTCCTCCCACCATCAACGTTTCGTCGTGGTGGCGGAGGGCCGCATCGTGCTGGCGGCCCCACCCAAGCGCGTGTCCGTCCGGAGAGAGGACCGCATGCGTGTCGTCGCCGAGATCCCCGCGGGTACGGCGGTCATCGAGGACCCCTTGCCCTCGCACGACAACCGCAAGTTGCGTATCCGCTTCATGGACGGCTCCTGGCTGATGCTGACCACTGAAGAGCAGCGCAGCGAACTTCACATGCACCTGATGCGGCAGTCGCGGGCCGGGGAGTCCGGAGTCTCCGACGTCTGAAACGACGGTGCGATGGGACACGGCCTGTGCCCCATCGCACTCAAGCGGCACGCCGACCGCGAACCGCCCTAGCCCTTGACACCCTTGGCCAGCTGGTCATCAAGGTCCTCGTACGCCTTCGCGGCGTCCTCCAGGAACTTGGCCATGCCCTTGAGGCCCTCAAGGGTGTCCTTCATGCCCTTGGTGAACTCCTTGAAGGAGTCGTCGAAGGCCTGGGAGCCCTTGGACGTCGTGTAGCCGTCGGCGACGAGGCCGTCGATGTAGGTGTCGAGGCCGTGGAGCTTGTCCTCCATCTTCTCCTTCTCGTGGCCGAGTCGCTTAGCAGCGTGCCGCATCTTCTCGTAAGTGATGTCCGCGTCTTTGCCGCCGGCCATGTGGCGTCCTCCATGCTTCAACTCGCCGCAGGGCCAACCCCCGTGGCTCCTGATGCGGATGGTGCGATCGTCCGCATCGAGCAAGCAGCTTACTTACGGCGCTTGCAGCAGCACACCCCGGTTCTGTCACGAGCCCGCACCAAGGGCGGTGCACGGGACGGGCCTTCGTGGTTCCCTCACACGGGCCGTTGCCTGCGGGAAGCGGTGAGCGGCTATCGTCGAGAACACTGTGGCCCGCGTTCCGGAAGCGGCCTCGGGTGTCTGGGGGAGGACGAGCGTGCGGTTGACTCTGACCGTCGTCGACCCGCTCGGCGGCGCGACCGCCGACGTGGTTCTCGATGCGGATCCCGAGTCCTCGGTGGGGGACATCGCCAAGGAACTGGCGGAGCACGTCGGTCACGGCGGTGGCGCGCAGATCATCCCCCTGGGGCATCACCAGGGGGCCGCCGGCGGTGGCGCGCCCGTCGCGTACGTCGACGGGTATCCCGTCGATCCGGCCGCCACCATCGGCACCTCACCGCTGCGCGAGGGCGCCGTCGTCAGCCTGCACGATCCCGCCGGCTGCCTGCCCGGCGAGCCGACCGGGCTCGTCGAACTGCGGGTGGCCGGCGGTCCCGCGGCCGGTTCCGTGCACCGGCTCGGGATCGGGCGGTACGACATCGGCGCCGGGGCGTCGGCGTACATCCGCGTCGATGATCCCGAACTCCCGGACAGAGCCCTGACGTTGTCAGTTGCAACGGACGGAACATGCCGGCTCTCCGTGCACGGGAAGAAGCCGGAGAGGGGGGACAAGGGCGAGAAGGGGACTAAGGGGGGCGTCACTCTCGACGGCGAGTCCTTCGCGGAGCGCGAGGACGACGAGTGGCCGCTCGGCAGTCAGGTCGGCGTCGGCAACACCCTTTTCCAGTTGGACCGTTACAGCGCTCCCGACGCCGCACTCAAGTGGTCGGACGACGGCGCCGGGCTGGACTACAACCGGCCGCCGCGGCTGCATCCGCCGGAGCGGGAGACGAAGTTCCGGCTGCCGAACCCCGTACGGGACTACGAAGCCCGGCCGCTGCCCTGGCTGATGGCGCTGACGCCGCTGGTCAGTGCCGTCGTGATGGCGCTGGTCTTCGGCCGCTGGTACTACATGATCATGGCTCTGCTGAGCCCGCTCATCATGTTCGGCAACTTCTTCATGGACAAGAAGCAGGGGCGCAAGTCCCATGCCAAGCAGGTGAAGGAGTACAACGAGCACAAGGCGCGGATCGAGACGGACGCCCAGGAGGCGCTGCTCGCCGAGCGCCTCGACCGGCGCCGGGCGATCCCCGATCCGGCGACCGTGCTGTCGCTGGGCACCGGACCGCGCACCCGGCTGTGGGAGCGGCGGCGCACCGACGCGGACCATCTGCTGCTGCGGGTCGGCACGGGACAACTGCCCTCCGAGGTCGTGCTCGACGACCCTGAGCAGGACGACCACAAGCGCCAGGTCACCTGGACCATCGAGGACGCCCCGGTCGCCCTCCCGCTGGGGGAGCGCGGCGTCATCGGCATCGCGGGGCCCGGTGACTCGGCCCAAGCCCTTGGCCGTTGGGCCGTCGCGCAGACCGCGGTGCTGCACAGCCCGCTGGACGTCCAGTTCTACGTCCTGACGGAGAACAGCGGCCAGGACGACTGGGACTGGGTGCGCTGGCTGCCGCACAGCAGGCCCGCCGGCGCCCAGGACACGAACGTTCTCATCGGCACGGACGCCGAGACCGTCGGCGCCCGTATCGGCGAGCTGACCCAACTCCTCGACGCCCGGCAGAAGTCGGCCAAGCAGAACGGCAACAAGGCCTCCTTCGGCGACCCGGACATCGTCGTCGTCTGGGACGGCTCCCGGCGGCTGCGGTCCATGCCGGGGGTGGTGCGGCTGCTGCGCGAAGGCCCGGCCATGTCCATGTACGCGATCTGTCTGGACGCCGAGGAGCGGTTCCTGCCCGGCGAGTGCCAGGCCATCGTCATCGCGGAACCCAGGCCCGAGGAGCACGCGAGTACGCGGGAACCGGTACGGATCGCTCCGGCCGCACCGGGCGGCTTCCCCTCCTTCCACGCCTGGCACGCCACCGAGGCCGACGACTCCGCCACCGGTGCGCGCGACGCGCTCGAACTGCGGCTGCGCGTCCAGCAGACGGGCATCGCGCGCGTACGGGACGTACGGCCCGACTTCGTGTCGGCGGCCTGGTGCTCCCGGCTCGCCCGTGCCCTGTCCGCGCTGCGCGACATCAGCGGCGAGACCGAGGACTCGGCGCTCCCGGGTGCCAGCCGGCTGCTCGACGTGCTGCAACTGGAGCCGCCGACCGGCGACGCGATCTCCGCGCGCTGGCGGATGGGCGGCCAGTCCACGACGGCCGTCATCGGTGAGTCGTACGACGGCCCGTTCGGCATAGACATGCGGCGCGACGGCCCGCACGGTCTGATCGCCGGTACGACGGGTTCCGGCAAGTCGGAGCTGCTCCAGACCATCGTGGCGTCGCTCGCCGTGGCCAACACCCCCGAGAACATGACGTTCGTCCTCGTCGACTACAAGGGCGGCTCGGCGTTCAAGGACTGCGTCCAACTCCCGCACACCGTCGGGATGGTGACCGACCTCGACGCCCATCTCGTCGAGCGCGCACTGGAGTCGCTGGGCGCGGAGCTCAAGCGGCGCGAGCACATCCTCGCCGCGGCCGACGCCAAGGACATCGAGGACTACCAGGACCTCGTACGCCGTGACCCCGCGCACGCGTCCGTGCCCCGACTCCTCATCGTCATCGACGAGTTCGCCTCCATGGTGCGCGACCTGCCCGACTTCGTGACCGGTCTGGTGAACATCGCCCAGCGAGGCCGGTCCCTCGGCATCCACCTGCTGCTCGCCACCCAGCGCCCCAGCGGTGTCGTCTCGCCGGAGATCCGGGCCAACACCAACCTCCGTATCGCCCTGCGGGTGACCGACGGCGGCGAGTCGAGCGATGTCATCGACTCCCCCGAGGCCGGGCACATCTCCAAGAACACACCGGGCCGCGCGTACGTCCGTCTCGGGCACGCCTCGCTCGTCCCGTTCCAGTCCGGACGCGTCGGCGGCCGCCGGCCCGGTGCCGCCGATCCCGCGGCGCTCGCGCCCTGGGCCGGACCGCTGGGCTGGGCGGACCTCGGGCGGGCCGCCCTGGTCAAGCCCAAGGCCGAGCAGCGCGAGGAGGAGGAGATCACCGACCTCAAGGTGCTGGTCGACGCGGTGCGCGAGGCCAACCGGGCCCTCGGGATCCCGCCCCAGCACAGCCCCTGGCTGCCCGCCCTCTCCGAGACCCTGCTGCTCGACGAGATCCAGGTGCCCGCGTTCGCGGGCGGGCCCGGGAAGCTGCAGCCTGCCCCGTACGGCGTCGAGGACCTGCCCGCCGACCAGGCCCGCCGCCCGGTCGTGGTGGACTTCGCCTCCTTCGGGCATCTGCTCATCGGCGGTGCGCCGCGCAGTGGCCGCTCGCAGATCCTGCGGACGATCGCGGGCTCGCTGGCCCGTACGCACTCGGCGGCCGACGTCCATCTGTACGGCATCGACTGCGGCAACGGCGCGCTCAACGCGCTGACCCGGCTGCCGCACTGCGGCGCCGTCGTCAGCCGCAACCAGACCGAACGCGTGGTCCGCCTCATCGCCCGCCTCAAGGGTGAACTCGGCAGGCGCCAGGACCTGTTGGCCGACAAGGGTTTCGCGGACATCGGCGAGCAGCGGGCCGCGGAGCCGGAGAGCGAGCGGCTCCCGCACATCGTGGTGCTGCTCGACCGGTGGGAGGGCTGGCTGCCGACGCTCGGCGAGTACGACCACGGCGATCTGACCGACCAGCTCACCGCGATGATGCGGGAGGGCGCGAGCGTCGGCCTGCACATGGTGATGACGGGTGACCGCCAGATCCTCTCCACCCGGATCGGCTCGCTCACCGAGGACAAGTACGCCCTGCGGCTCGCCGACCGCTCCGACTTCTCGCTGATCGGCGTCAACGCCCGCAAGATCCCCGAGGAGATCCCGCCCGGCCGCGGCTACCGCAACGAGCACGGCACCGAGACCCAGTTCGCCCTGCTCACCGAGGACTCCACCGGACAGGGCCAGGCCGCCGCGCTGGCCGCGATCGGCGAGGCGGCCGCGCTCCGCGACGCCGGACTCCCGCGCGCCCGGCGCCCGTTCAGGGTCGACGTGCTGCCCACCCGGATCGGCTTCACCGACGCGTGGGAGATGCGCGACCCGGACGCCTCCCGCTCCAGGCTGTGGAGCCTGGTGGGCATCGGCGGTGACGACATCATGGGCTTCGGCCCCGACCTCTCCAAGGGCGTGCCGACGTTCGTCGTCGCGGGCCCGGCCAAGTCCGGCCGCAGCACCACCCTGTTGAACATGGCCCGGTCGTATCTGGCCCAGGGCGTACGGCTGGTGATCGCGGCGCCACGCCCGTCGCCGCTGCGTGAACTGGACGGCCAGGAGGGCGTGTTGAAGGTCTTCGACGAGGACGACATCGAGAGCGACGAGTTGCGCGAGGCCATCGACTCGGCGACGCCCGAGGAGCCGATCGTGGTGCTGGTCGACGACGGCGAGGTCCTGGAGGACTGCGACGCCGAGACGGTCTTCAAGCGGATCGTGCAGCGCGGTGCCGAACGCGGCCTCGGACTGGTCATCGCCGGTGACGAGGAGGACGTGTGCAGCGGGTTCTCCGGCTGGCAGGTCGAGATGAAGAAGGGCCGCCGGGGCATCCTGCTCTCTCCGCAGGACTCCTCCGCGGGTGAGCTGATCGGCATCCGTACGAACCGGAGCATGGTCGGCGGACCGGTCGCCCCCGGCAAGGGCCTGCTGCACCTCGGCGACGGGGAGCCACTGACGGTGACGACACCGGTGTGAGCCGTCGGGGCAACCCGGCTGAAGAACTGCGAGAGAAGGAGAGAGCGGGCGGGTGAGCGGATCGGCGAAGCCCGGACGGCGGAAGGCCGCCGGGGCGGCCCTGCGCTACGAGCATGTGCGGCAGCGGCCGTCGGCGTGGGCGCAGGCGAGGGGGAAGGTGTCCGGAAGGGAGTCGCGGGGCGGCTGTCTCATCCTTCTGGCCGCGGCGGCCGCGATCATCGGGTTCGCGCTCACGGTCATGACCTTGGGGACCGAACTCTGGGGCTCCGCGGCCCCGGCCTGGCCGGGCCGGGGCTACGGCTTCGCGGCCGTCGTCGGGGCCGCCGGTCCCCTCGGTCTGGCCGCCGGGATCGCGGCCCTCGGCCGGACGCGGTGGAGGACGAACCCGCTGCGCTCGCTCGGCTGGGTGCTCGCCTCGCTGCCCGGAGCCGCCGCCTCCTTCGTGTGGGTGGTGGTCGCCTTCGCGGGCCTCCGCCCCAAGCACAGGCGCAACTGGGACTCCGACTGCTACAGCCGGGGCAACCCCTGCTGGGTGCATGTCGAGTACCCCTGGGTCTGGGCCGTCGGCCTGCTCTCGACGGTGCTCGTCTCCGCCGTGCTGATGACCGTCCTTTTCAGGATCGACAAGGCCCGCCGGAACACGGCGGCCGGCTGAACCGGAGGCCCGGCCGGACACCGTCCGGTCAGCCCACCTTCGTCATCCTGGCCACCGGATCCCCCGCCTCGGCGTTGTCCGTGTCGTAGGTGAGGTCACCGCCGACGGGTGTCAGCCGGACCTCGTGCCTGCCCTTGGTGCAGACGTCCCGGTTGGCCTCCGAGGCCACGCTCGTGGCGACGAGCTGCTTCCTCGTGACCTTCTTGAGGATGAGGACGTCGTCGCAGATGCCGCCGATCTGGTCGGTCTGCCGGAAGGTGCCCAACTCCTGTCCGACGGCCGCCTGATGGACGGTGACCCGGAAGGTTCCCATGGGCAGGGCGCCGTTGAGGGCGAGGCCGTCGCCCTCCCACGTGCCGAGGTAGGACGCCGGGATCGTGGACGACTGCCCGCCCGGACCGGAGGCGCTCACGGTCGGGGCCGGTTCGGGGGCGCTCGCCGTGGAACCCGGTTCCGGAGTGCTCGCGCCCACCGACGGCCCGGTGGCGGGGGCACTCCGGCTCCCGCTCGCGGACGGACGCCCGCCCGCCGCGCCGCCCTCGTCGGTCGTGCCGCCGCCCGGCAGCAGGTCGAAGAGGAACGCGGAGCCCACCGTCGCCGCCGCCAGCGCCCCGGCGACCGCCAGCGCGAGCGTGCAACTCAGCCTGCGGCCACGCCCGTCGGCCCCGGGCGCGGAGGTCGCCGCCACGCTGACGGAGACCTTGCCGGGACGGTCGTACGGCCGCTGTTCCGGCGCCCCTTCACGGTGTACGACGTCCTGGGGCCCGGCGGTGGCCCCGCTCTCGCGTTGCCCGGGTACGTACGGGGGCATCTGAGGCGGCGGCCCGAAGCCCTGCGGAGGCGGGCCGAAGCCCCCGCCCGTCCCGGACACCCCGGCGGCCCCAATCACCCCACCAGAGACCGCCCCGCCGAAGGCCGCCGCACCGGACCCCGGCTCGCCTGACGTCACCTCTCCGGACGTCACTTCTGCGGACCCGGTGCCGCTCCCGGTCGCCCGGCCGGCGTCCACCGAGGCGCTGCTGAACCCCACCGGGCCGGAGTGCGGAGCCTCCCCCGCTCCCGTCGCCTCAAGATTCAGCAGTTGTACGGCACTTCGGCTCACCCGCTCGACCAGGGAGCCCGGCAGCCAGCCGGCCGACACCAGCCGGGCGGCGCCCTGCGGCGCGAGCCGGACGGCGACCTCGCCCGGAGTGGGCCGCGCCGAGGGCTCCTTGGCCAGGCAGGCCGCCACCAGCTCACGCAACTCGCCTTCCAGCAGGTCGAGTCGTGGTTCCTCGTGCACCACCTTGTAGAGGAGGGAGGCGGAGGAGTCGCCGGGGAACGGAGGCTCCCCGGTGGCGCCGTACGCGAGGACCGCGCCGAGCGAGAAGACGTCCGCGGCTCCCGTGGCGCCCCTGCCGAGGATCTGCTCGGGGGACATGTATCCGGGGGAGCCGACCGAGACGCCGGTCGAGGTCAGGGAGGCGGTGCCGTCCGTGGCCCGCGCGATGCCGAAGTCGATCAGGAGCGGGCCGTCGAGGGTGAGCAGCACGTTGGAGGGTTTGACGTCGCGGTGGACGAGGCCCAGCGCGTGGACCGCGGTGAGCGCCTCGGCGAGTCCGGCGCCGAGGACGCGTACGCAGTGGCCCGGAAGCGGTCCGCCGTCCGCGACGGCGGCCGTCAGCGAGGGACCGGCCGCGTAACCGGTGGCGACCCAGGGGACCGGCGCCTCGGGGTCCGCGTCCAGGACGGGGGCCGTCCACGCGCCGCCCACCCGCCGCGCGGCCTCGACCTCACGGCGGAAGCGGGCACGGAACTCCTCGTCCAGCGCGAAGTGCGGATGCACGATCTTGACCGCGACCGTACGCCCGCCCGCGCTGCGTCCCAGATACACGCGCCCCATGCCGCCGGACCCCAGTCGGCCGAGCAGCCGGTAGGGCCCCACGACCGTGGGTTCGTCGGCTCCGAGCGGCTGCATGGCACTCACGGCTCACCCCTCCCCCGTACACACTGCCCAGCAGCGTAGTGCCGTGCGCGCCCGGAGCCGCGTGACTGTCGTCCCTGTCTGCCGGCCCGTACCCCCGGCCCCGTGCCGCAGGGGGTCTC
This genomic interval carries:
- a CDS encoding WXG100 family type VII secretion target, with the translated sequence MAGGKDADITYEKMRHAAKRLGHEKEKMEDKLHGLDTYIDGLVADGYTTSKGSQAFDDSFKEFTKGMKDTLEGLKGMAKFLEDAAKAYEDLDDQLAKGVKG
- a CDS encoding FtsK/SpoIIIE domain-containing protein, which translates into the protein MRLTLTVVDPLGGATADVVLDADPESSVGDIAKELAEHVGHGGGAQIIPLGHHQGAAGGGAPVAYVDGYPVDPAATIGTSPLREGAVVSLHDPAGCLPGEPTGLVELRVAGGPAAGSVHRLGIGRYDIGAGASAYIRVDDPELPDRALTLSVATDGTCRLSVHGKKPERGDKGEKGTKGGVTLDGESFAEREDDEWPLGSQVGVGNTLFQLDRYSAPDAALKWSDDGAGLDYNRPPRLHPPERETKFRLPNPVRDYEARPLPWLMALTPLVSAVVMALVFGRWYYMIMALLSPLIMFGNFFMDKKQGRKSHAKQVKEYNEHKARIETDAQEALLAERLDRRRAIPDPATVLSLGTGPRTRLWERRRTDADHLLLRVGTGQLPSEVVLDDPEQDDHKRQVTWTIEDAPVALPLGERGVIGIAGPGDSAQALGRWAVAQTAVLHSPLDVQFYVLTENSGQDDWDWVRWLPHSRPAGAQDTNVLIGTDAETVGARIGELTQLLDARQKSAKQNGNKASFGDPDIVVVWDGSRRLRSMPGVVRLLREGPAMSMYAICLDAEERFLPGECQAIVIAEPRPEEHASTREPVRIAPAAPGGFPSFHAWHATEADDSATGARDALELRLRVQQTGIARVRDVRPDFVSAAWCSRLARALSALRDISGETEDSALPGASRLLDVLQLEPPTGDAISARWRMGGQSTTAVIGESYDGPFGIDMRRDGPHGLIAGTTGSGKSELLQTIVASLAVANTPENMTFVLVDYKGGSAFKDCVQLPHTVGMVTDLDAHLVERALESLGAELKRREHILAAADAKDIEDYQDLVRRDPAHASVPRLLIVIDEFASMVRDLPDFVTGLVNIAQRGRSLGIHLLLATQRPSGVVSPEIRANTNLRIALRVTDGGESSDVIDSPEAGHISKNTPGRAYVRLGHASLVPFQSGRVGGRRPGAADPAALAPWAGPLGWADLGRAALVKPKAEQREEEEITDLKVLVDAVREANRALGIPPQHSPWLPALSETLLLDEIQVPAFAGGPGKLQPAPYGVEDLPADQARRPVVVDFASFGHLLIGGAPRSGRSQILRTIAGSLARTHSAADVHLYGIDCGNGALNALTRLPHCGAVVSRNQTERVVRLIARLKGELGRRQDLLADKGFADIGEQRAAEPESERLPHIVVLLDRWEGWLPTLGEYDHGDLTDQLTAMMREGASVGLHMVMTGDRQILSTRIGSLTEDKYALRLADRSDFSLIGVNARKIPEEIPPGRGYRNEHGTETQFALLTEDSTGQGQAAALAAIGEAAALRDAGLPRARRPFRVDVLPTRIGFTDAWEMRDPDASRSRLWSLVGIGGDDIMGFGPDLSKGVPTFVVAGPAKSGRSTTLLNMARSYLAQGVRLVIAAPRPSPLRELDGQEGVLKVFDEDDIESDELREAIDSATPEEPIVVLVDDGEVLEDCDAETVFKRIVQRGAERGLGLVIAGDEEDVCSGFSGWQVEMKKGRRGILLSPQDSSAGELIGIRTNRSMVGGPVAPGKGLLHLGDGEPLTVTTPV
- a CDS encoding serine/threonine-protein kinase: MQPLGADEPTVVGPYRLLGRLGSGGMGRVYLGRSAGGRTVAVKIVHPHFALDEEFRARFRREVEAARRVGGAWTAPVLDADPEAPVPWVATGYAAGPSLTAAVADGGPLPGHCVRVLGAGLAEALTAVHALGLVHRDVKPSNVLLTLDGPLLIDFGIARATDGTASLTSTGVSVGSPGYMSPEQILGRGATGAADVFSLGAVLAYGATGEPPFPGDSSASLLYKVVHEEPRLDLLEGELRELVAACLAKEPSARPTPGEVAVRLAPQGAARLVSAGWLPGSLVERVSRSAVQLLNLEATGAGEAPHSGPVGFSSASVDAGRATGSGTGSAEVTSGEVTSGEPGSGAAAFGGAVSGGVIGAAGVSGTGGGFGPPPQGFGPPPQMPPYVPGQRESGATAGPQDVVHREGAPEQRPYDRPGKVSVSVAATSAPGADGRGRRLSCTLALAVAGALAAATVGSAFLFDLLPGGGTTDEGGAAGGRPSASGSRSAPATGPSVGASTPEPGSTASAPEPAPTVSASGPGGQSSTIPASYLGTWEGDGLALNGALPMGTFRVTVHQAAVGQELGTFRQTDQIGGICDDVLILKKVTRKQLVATSVASEANRDVCTKGRHEVRLTPVGGDLTYDTDNAEAGDPVARMTKVG